One segment of Streptomyces sp. NA02950 DNA contains the following:
- a CDS encoding threonine/serine exporter ThrE family protein: MGSDRQQGQRGGAAETDVAANGKPQSDEAHSAFTPPLGLPLPPPPEDEHPTSEFAVPEGLAAEPAAEPEGSAFAPPAGMKTSQNGNQTTGGFPAFTPPGGIPVVRLTKDAPWQDRMRTMLRMPLGERPLPERVERSEGDTGPAVPRVLDLTLRIGELLLAGGEGAEDVEAAMFGVAHAYGLDRCEPTVTFTLLSVSYQASLVDDPVTASRTVRRRGTDYTRLSAVFRLVDDITTHEDITLEEAYRRLAEIRRNRHPYPGWALTVAGGGLAGAASMLVGGEWPVFFAAAVGAMLGDRLAWLASGRGLPEFYQFVAAAMPPAAMGVGLSLADSGLQASAVITGGLFALIPGQALVAGVQDGLTGYYITAAARLLEVGYLIVGIVCGVLTVLYGGLQLDAKLNPEAALRHVERPYIQILAAMLLALTFSILLQQERHTVLFATLNGAVAWVVYAALADTADVPPVAATTVAAGLVGLFGQLQSRYRFASALPYVTAAIGPLLPGSATYFGLLALAQGNLDRGVAHLTQAAALALAIAIGVNLGNESARLFLKMPGAAIEPGGRRAAKRTRGF; this comes from the coding sequence GTGGGGTCGGACCGACAGCAGGGACAGCGCGGCGGGGCCGCGGAGACGGACGTGGCGGCGAACGGCAAGCCGCAGTCCGACGAGGCTCACAGCGCCTTCACTCCGCCCCTGGGGCTACCACTGCCGCCGCCCCCCGAGGACGAGCATCCGACGTCGGAGTTCGCCGTCCCGGAGGGGCTTGCCGCCGAGCCCGCCGCCGAGCCGGAGGGCTCCGCCTTCGCCCCGCCCGCCGGGATGAAGACCTCGCAGAACGGCAACCAGACCACGGGCGGCTTCCCCGCCTTCACCCCGCCCGGCGGTATCCCCGTCGTCCGGCTGACCAAGGACGCGCCCTGGCAGGACCGCATGCGCACCATGCTGCGGATGCCGCTCGGGGAGCGCCCGCTCCCCGAGCGCGTCGAACGGTCGGAGGGTGACACCGGCCCCGCCGTGCCCCGTGTGCTCGACCTCACCCTCCGCATCGGCGAGCTGCTGCTCGCGGGCGGCGAGGGGGCCGAGGACGTGGAGGCGGCCATGTTCGGCGTGGCCCATGCCTACGGGCTCGACCGCTGCGAGCCGACGGTGACCTTCACCCTGCTGTCGGTCAGCTACCAGGCCTCGCTGGTGGACGACCCGGTCACCGCCAGCCGCACCGTGCGCCGCCGGGGCACCGACTACACCCGGCTCTCCGCGGTCTTCCGGCTGGTCGACGACATCACCACGCACGAGGACATCACCCTGGAGGAGGCGTACCGGCGGCTGGCCGAGATACGCCGTAACCGCCACCCCTACCCCGGCTGGGCGCTCACCGTCGCGGGCGGCGGGCTGGCCGGGGCGGCGAGCATGCTGGTCGGCGGTGAATGGCCGGTGTTCTTCGCGGCGGCCGTCGGCGCGATGCTCGGCGACCGGCTGGCATGGCTGGCCTCCGGGCGCGGACTGCCGGAGTTCTACCAGTTCGTGGCCGCGGCGATGCCGCCCGCCGCGATGGGCGTCGGGCTCAGCCTCGCCGACTCCGGACTCCAGGCGTCCGCGGTGATCACCGGTGGACTGTTCGCCCTGATCCCGGGACAGGCGCTGGTGGCGGGTGTCCAGGACGGGCTGACCGGCTATTACATCACCGCCGCTGCCCGGCTCCTGGAAGTCGGCTACCTCATCGTCGGCATCGTGTGCGGGGTGCTCACGGTGCTGTACGGCGGCCTCCAGCTGGACGCCAAGCTCAACCCGGAGGCGGCGCTGCGCCATGTGGAGCGGCCGTACATCCAGATACTGGCGGCGATGCTGCTCGCCCTGACGTTCTCGATCCTGCTCCAGCAGGAACGTCACACCGTGCTGTTCGCCACGCTCAACGGCGCGGTGGCCTGGGTGGTCTACGCGGCGCTCGCCGACACCGCCGATGTACCGCCGGTGGCCGCCACCACCGTGGCCGCCGGGCTGGTCGGCCTCTTCGGCCAGCTCCAGTCCCGCTATCGCTTCGCCTCCGCGCTGCCGTACGTCACGGCGGCGATCGGCCCACTGCTGCCCGGTAGCGCGACCTACTTCGGACTGCTCGCCCTGGCCCAGGGCAATCTGGACCGCGGGGTCGCCCATCTCACCCAAGCGGCCGCACTGGCCCTGGCGATTGCCATAGGAGTGAACCTGGGGAACGAGTCCGCACGGCTCTTCCTCAAGATGCCGGGCGCCGCCATCGAGCCGGGCGGCCGCCGCGCCGCCAAGCGCACCCGCGGCTTCTAG
- a CDS encoding inorganic diphosphatase — MEFDVTIEIPKGSRNKYEVDHETGRIRLDRRLFTSTSYPADYGFVENTLGEDGDPLDALVILDEPTFPGCLIKCRAIGMFRMTDEAGGDDKLLCVPASDPRVEHLRDIHHVSEFDRLEIQHFFEVYKDLEPGKSVEGANWVGRAEAEAEVEASIKRLEASGGH, encoded by the coding sequence GTGGAGTTCGACGTCACCATCGAGATCCCGAAGGGTTCGCGGAACAAGTACGAGGTGGACCACGAGACGGGGCGCATCCGTCTCGACCGTCGGCTCTTCACTTCGACCAGTTACCCCGCGGACTACGGCTTCGTCGAGAACACCCTCGGCGAGGACGGTGACCCGCTGGACGCCCTGGTCATTCTCGACGAGCCGACCTTCCCCGGCTGCCTGATCAAGTGCCGTGCCATCGGCATGTTCAGGATGACCGACGAGGCGGGCGGCGACGACAAGCTGCTCTGTGTCCCGGCCTCCGACCCGCGGGTGGAGCACCTGCGTGACATTCACCACGTTTCGGAGTTCGACCGCCTGGAGATTCAGCACTTCTTCGAGGTCTACAAGGACCTGGAGCCCGGCAAGTCGGTCGAAGGGGCCAACTGGGTGGGACGCGCCGAGGCCGAGGCCGAGGTCGAGGCGTCCATCAAGCGCCTCGAGGCGTCCGGCGGCCACTGA
- the dacB gene encoding D-alanyl-D-alanine carboxypeptidase/D-alanyl-D-alanine-endopeptidase, translated as MPEARSWQVREWLSRARSEVRNQWRQATCEQRQTVRLTVVSATVGLAVAIGSVLVAGPWDSGQRTAERARAAGGPAAGGDRHGADEPAPSASPVLAALGAPTAEPTPDTGEDAVPPPTGAGLADTLEPLLDDPALGDRRSVSVMDVATGRQVYGAKADSVAVPASIIKVATGAAALSALGPDYRIKTTVVGAGKDGIVLVGGGDPTLTARPVKGPDQPASLRRLADDTARALKKRDTRTVRLGYDTSLYSGPQLHPIGVNENIAPVSPLMVDEGRQDDSDHGPAPRAQDPAADAADSFASMLRDRGIEVRGEPRAQEAGKTPEALAAVRSQPLSALVERMLTNSDNDLGEALARQTAVAAGRPASFAGGARAVTDRLRKLKLPMDGVRIADGSGLDRADRVSAALLAQALVRSADRDRPELRSVLTGLPVAGFNGTLRTRYAKDSVGRGVVRAKTGTLTGINTLAGTVVDADGRLLVFTFITNGTTDADGAQRALDRMASALANCGCR; from the coding sequence GTGCCTGAAGCCAGATCGTGGCAGGTCAGGGAGTGGCTGAGCCGCGCGCGGAGCGAAGTGCGGAACCAGTGGCGGCAAGCCACGTGCGAACAGCGGCAGACCGTGCGGCTGACGGTGGTCTCCGCAACGGTGGGCCTCGCGGTCGCGATCGGCTCGGTGCTGGTGGCCGGGCCGTGGGACTCCGGGCAGCGTACGGCCGAACGCGCCCGCGCCGCCGGGGGACCGGCGGCAGGTGGCGACCGTCACGGCGCGGACGAGCCCGCGCCCAGCGCCTCCCCGGTGCTGGCCGCCCTCGGTGCGCCCACCGCCGAGCCGACACCGGACACCGGCGAGGACGCGGTGCCGCCGCCCACCGGCGCCGGGCTCGCCGACACCCTCGAACCGCTGCTGGACGACCCGGCCCTGGGCGACCGGCGCTCGGTGTCCGTCATGGACGTGGCCACCGGACGGCAGGTGTACGGGGCGAAGGCGGACAGCGTCGCGGTGCCCGCCTCCATCATCAAGGTGGCCACCGGTGCCGCCGCGCTCTCCGCGCTCGGCCCCGACTACCGGATCAAGACCACCGTCGTCGGGGCCGGGAAGGACGGCATCGTGCTCGTCGGCGGCGGCGATCCGACGCTCACCGCCCGCCCGGTGAAGGGCCCGGACCAGCCCGCCTCCCTGCGACGGCTGGCCGACGACACCGCCCGCGCGCTGAAGAAGCGCGACACCCGCACGGTCCGGCTCGGCTACGACACCTCGCTCTACTCGGGCCCCCAGCTGCACCCGATCGGCGTCAACGAGAACATCGCGCCGGTGAGCCCGCTCATGGTCGACGAGGGACGGCAGGACGACAGCGACCACGGCCCGGCCCCGCGCGCCCAGGACCCGGCCGCCGACGCGGCCGACTCCTTCGCGTCGATGCTGCGCGACCGCGGGATCGAGGTGAGGGGAGAACCGCGCGCCCAGGAGGCCGGGAAGACCCCCGAGGCGCTGGCCGCCGTACGCTCCCAGCCGCTGTCCGCGCTCGTCGAGCGGATGCTGACCAACAGCGACAACGACCTCGGCGAGGCCCTGGCCCGGCAGACCGCCGTCGCCGCCGGGCGGCCCGCCAGCTTCGCGGGCGGCGCGCGGGCGGTGACCGACCGGCTGAGGAAGCTGAAGTTGCCGATGGACGGCGTCCGCATCGCCGACGGCAGCGGGCTGGACCGCGCCGACCGGGTCTCCGCGGCCCTGCTCGCCCAGGCGCTGGTGCGCTCCGCCGACCGCGACCGCCCCGAACTGCGGTCGGTGCTCACCGGACTGCCGGTGGCCGGATTCAACGGCACCCTGCGCACCCGCTACGCCAAGGACTCGGTGGGCCGCGGGGTGGTCCGCGCCAAGACCGGCACCCTGACCGGGATCAACACCCTCGCGGGCACGGTGGTCGACGCCGACGGACGGCTGCTGGTCTTCACCTTCATCACCAACGGCACCACCGACGCCGACGGCGCCCAGCGCGCCCTGGACCGGATGGCGTCGGCCCTGGCCAATTGCGGCTGCCGCTGA
- a CDS encoding zinc-dependent metalloprotease: MTSIGGVEMVDWNLAVATATRLVRPGPEVSREEARAVVAELRRHAKSSEEHVRAFTRMAVSGGPDADTPVLVVDRAGWIKANVAGFRQILAPLLGKMQDRRGGLPGGAVLGTVGGKVTGVELGMLLSFLASRVLGQYETFAPPGRELPGTAGGGRLLLVAPNIVHVERELDVHPHDFRLWVALHEETHRTQFTAVPWLRDHIESEIQAFLGETEVDPATLLERLREAVQSLGGGRTEREADGDRGAASIIELVQTPVQREILARLTAVMSLLEGHADYVMDGVGPEVVPSVAEIREKFQKRRASGAGRLDQALRKLLGLDAKLRQYRDGERFVRAVVDQVGMDGFNRVWTSPNTLPTKSEINKPADWVARVHRRAES, from the coding sequence ATGACGAGCATCGGTGGTGTGGAGATGGTCGACTGGAACCTCGCGGTCGCGACCGCGACCCGGCTGGTCCGCCCGGGGCCCGAGGTGAGCCGGGAAGAGGCGCGCGCCGTCGTGGCCGAGCTGCGCCGGCACGCCAAGTCCTCGGAGGAGCACGTACGGGCGTTCACCCGGATGGCCGTGTCCGGCGGTCCGGACGCCGACACCCCGGTGCTGGTGGTGGACCGCGCGGGCTGGATCAAGGCGAACGTGGCGGGCTTCCGCCAGATCCTGGCGCCGCTGCTCGGCAAGATGCAGGACCGGCGCGGCGGACTGCCCGGCGGGGCCGTGCTGGGCACGGTCGGCGGCAAGGTGACCGGTGTGGAGCTGGGGATGCTGCTGTCCTTCCTCGCCTCCCGGGTGCTCGGCCAGTACGAGACCTTCGCGCCCCCCGGCCGTGAGCTGCCCGGGACCGCGGGCGGCGGCCGGCTGCTGCTGGTGGCCCCCAACATCGTCCATGTGGAGCGCGAGCTGGACGTCCACCCGCACGACTTCCGGCTGTGGGTGGCGCTGCACGAGGAGACCCACCGCACCCAGTTCACCGCCGTGCCCTGGCTGCGCGACCACATCGAGTCCGAGATCCAGGCGTTCCTGGGCGAGACCGAAGTGGACCCCGCCACCCTGCTGGAGCGGCTGCGCGAGGCCGTCCAGTCCCTCGGCGGCGGCCGGACCGAGCGGGAGGCCGACGGGGACCGCGGCGCGGCCAGCATCATCGAGCTGGTCCAGACCCCGGTCCAGCGGGAGATCCTGGCCCGGCTGACCGCGGTGATGTCGCTGCTGGAGGGCCATGCGGACTATGTGATGGACGGGGTGGGCCCGGAGGTCGTGCCCTCCGTCGCGGAGATCCGGGAGAAGTTCCAGAAGCGCCGCGCCAGCGGCGCCGGACGGCTCGACCAGGCACTGCGCAAACTGCTGGGGCTCGACGCCAAGCTGCGGCAGTACCGTGACGGTGAGCGGTTCGTACGGGCCGTGGTGGACCAGGTCGGCATGGACGGCTTCAACCGGGTCTGGACGTCCCCGAATACGCTCCCGACCAAGTCGGAGATCAACAAACCGGCGGATTGGGTCGCGCGGGTGCACCGTAGGGCGGAGTCGTAG
- the tilS gene encoding tRNA lysidine(34) synthetase TilS: MGPHPAVAAIRLAVRRVLHDVLVASSAPTPPSSRPAPALRTRPVRGDGPLVLAACSGGADSMALASALAFEAPRLGVRAGGITVDHGLQPGSEVRAAEVAERMRELGLAPVESIAVAVGRDGGPEAAARDARYAALDAAAERHGAAAVLLGHTRDDQAETVLLGLARGSGIRSLSGMARVSGAGGRYRRPFLQLDRHTVRKACLAQSLPVWDDPHNVDPSYTRSRVRHEALPVLEKALGKGVVEALARTAQLSRDDADALDAWAARAEADVVTAAEVPAEGGGTVELDTVGLHGLPTAVRRRVLRRAAIAAGAPAGSLFARHIEEVDRLITGWRGQRAINLPGRVEVRREGGRLVIRQG; this comes from the coding sequence ATGGGTCCCCATCCAGCGGTCGCCGCGATACGCCTGGCGGTGCGCCGCGTCCTCCACGACGTTCTCGTCGCCTCCTCGGCCCCGACTCCGCCCTCCTCCCGCCCGGCCCCCGCCCTGCGCACCCGGCCGGTGCGCGGCGACGGGCCGCTGGTGCTCGCCGCCTGCTCCGGCGGCGCCGACTCCATGGCGCTCGCCTCCGCACTGGCCTTCGAGGCCCCCCGGCTGGGCGTGCGGGCCGGCGGCATCACCGTCGACCACGGCCTCCAGCCGGGCTCCGAGGTCCGCGCGGCCGAGGTCGCCGAGCGGATGCGCGAGCTCGGCCTCGCGCCGGTCGAGTCGATCGCGGTCGCCGTCGGCCGGGACGGAGGTCCCGAGGCCGCCGCCCGCGACGCCCGCTACGCCGCCCTGGACGCCGCGGCCGAGCGCCACGGCGCCGCCGCCGTCCTGCTCGGCCACACCCGTGACGACCAGGCCGAGACGGTTCTGCTCGGTCTCGCCCGCGGCTCCGGCATCCGTTCGCTGTCCGGTATGGCCCGGGTCTCCGGGGCGGGCGGCCGCTACCGCCGCCCCTTCCTCCAGCTCGACCGGCACACCGTCCGCAAGGCATGTCTGGCCCAGTCGCTGCCCGTCTGGGACGACCCGCACAACGTGGACCCCAGCTACACCCGCTCCCGCGTCCGTCACGAGGCGCTGCCGGTGCTGGAGAAGGCCCTCGGCAAGGGGGTCGTCGAGGCGCTCGCCCGCACCGCCCAGCTCTCCCGTGACGACGCCGACGCCCTGGACGCCTGGGCCGCCCGCGCCGAGGCCGACGTGGTGACCGCCGCGGAGGTGCCCGCCGAGGGCGGCGGCACGGTCGAGCTGGACACCGTGGGGCTGCACGGGCTGCCCACCGCCGTCCGCCGCCGGGTGCTGCGCCGCGCCGCCATCGCCGCGGGCGCTCCGGCCGGTTCGCTCTTCGCCCGCCACATCGAAGAGGTGGACCGGCTGATCACCGGCTGGCGGGGCCAGCGGGCCATCAACCTCCCCGGGCGCGTAGAGGTCCGCCGGGAGGGTGGCAGACTGGTCATCCGGCAGGGCTGA
- the hpt gene encoding hypoxanthine phosphoribosyltransferase, with amino-acid sequence MGTDLKSVLITEEEINAKLAELAAEIDAEYAGKDLLIIGVLKGAVMVMADLARALSSPVTMDWMAVSSYGAGTQSSGVVRILKDLDTDIKGRHVLIVEDIIDSGLTLSWLLSNLGSREPASLNVCTLLRKPEAAKVAIDVKWVGFDIPNEFVVGYGLDYAEKYRNLRFVGTLAPHVYGG; translated from the coding sequence ATGGGCACCGACCTGAAGTCGGTCCTCATCACCGAGGAAGAGATCAACGCGAAGCTGGCTGAGCTGGCCGCCGAGATCGACGCGGAATACGCGGGCAAGGACCTGCTCATCATCGGTGTCCTCAAGGGCGCGGTGATGGTGATGGCGGACCTGGCGCGCGCCTTGTCCTCTCCGGTCACCATGGACTGGATGGCCGTGTCGTCCTACGGCGCGGGTACCCAGTCCTCCGGCGTGGTGCGGATCCTCAAGGACCTGGACACCGACATCAAGGGCCGTCACGTCCTGATCGTCGAGGACATCATCGACTCCGGTCTGACGCTGTCCTGGCTGCTGTCGAACCTCGGCTCGCGCGAGCCCGCCTCGCTGAACGTATGCACCCTGCTGCGCAAGCCGGAGGCGGCCAAGGTCGCCATCGATGTGAAGTGGGTCGGCTTCGACATCCCGAACGAGTTTGTCGTGGGATACGGCCTGGACTACGCCGAGAAATACCGCAACCTGCGCTTCGTCGGCACCCTGGCGCCCCACGTCTACGGCGGCTGA
- the ftsH gene encoding ATP-dependent zinc metalloprotease FtsH, translating into MDVKRYFRGPVMWIVLAVLAVVVLMQVVGSSGGYKSVDTSQVVKAINRNQVQSAELTTGDEHKIKIKLKDNVAKISGSDKLQATYIGDQGLDVARTLQANAQKDNGIPDGYNVSTSKQNPFVGILLSLLPFVLIVVVFLFLMNQMQGGGSRVMNFGKSKAKLITKDTPKTTFSDVAGSDEAVEELQEIKEFLQEPAKFQAVGAKIPKGVLLYGPPGTGKTLLARAVAGEAGVPFYSISGSDFVEMFVGVGASRVRDLFEQAKTNAPAIVFVDEIDAVGRHRGAGMGGGHDEREQTLNQLLVEMDGFDVKGGVILIAATNRPDILDPALLRPGRFDRQIAVDRPDMQGRLEILKVHQKGKPVAPDVDLSAVARRTPGFTGADLSNVLNEAALLTARSDKKLIDNHFLDEAIDRVVAGPQKRTRIMSDKEKKITAYHEGGHALVAAASPNSDPVHKVTILSRGRALGYTMVLPDEDKYSTTRNEMLDQLAYMMGGRAAEELVFHDPTTGASNDIEKATATARAMVTQYGMTERLGAIKFGSDNSEPFLGREMAHQRDYSEEVAALVDEEVKKLIEAAHNEAWEILVENRDVLDNLVLALLEKETLNKEEIAEIFAPIVKRPARPAWTGSSRRTPSTRPPVLSPKELAPANGAQSTSAASLAKATAPEETPERPEETGSGSEH; encoded by the coding sequence ATGGACGTGAAGCGCTACTTCCGTGGGCCGGTCATGTGGATCGTGCTGGCCGTCCTCGCCGTGGTCGTGTTGATGCAGGTCGTCGGCTCGTCCGGCGGCTACAAGTCGGTGGACACCAGCCAGGTCGTCAAGGCGATCAACCGGAACCAGGTCCAGTCCGCCGAACTGACGACCGGCGACGAGCACAAGATCAAGATCAAGCTCAAGGACAACGTCGCGAAGATCTCGGGCAGCGACAAGCTCCAGGCCACCTACATCGGTGACCAGGGGCTCGACGTCGCCAGGACTCTTCAGGCCAATGCCCAGAAGGACAACGGGATCCCCGACGGGTACAACGTCTCGACGTCGAAGCAGAACCCCTTCGTCGGGATCCTGCTCTCGCTGCTCCCGTTCGTGCTGATCGTCGTGGTCTTCCTGTTCCTGATGAACCAGATGCAGGGCGGCGGCTCCCGGGTGATGAACTTCGGGAAGTCGAAGGCCAAGCTGATCACCAAGGACACCCCGAAGACGACCTTCTCCGATGTGGCGGGGTCCGACGAGGCGGTCGAGGAACTCCAGGAGATCAAGGAGTTCCTCCAGGAGCCCGCGAAGTTCCAGGCCGTGGGTGCCAAGATCCCCAAGGGTGTGTTGCTCTACGGCCCGCCCGGTACGGGTAAGACGCTGCTCGCGCGCGCCGTCGCGGGCGAGGCGGGCGTCCCGTTCTACTCGATCTCCGGCTCCGACTTCGTCGAGATGTTCGTGGGTGTGGGTGCCTCCCGGGTCCGTGATCTGTTCGAGCAGGCCAAGACCAACGCCCCGGCCATCGTCTTCGTCGACGAGATCGACGCCGTCGGCCGGCACCGCGGTGCGGGCATGGGCGGCGGTCACGACGAGCGCGAGCAGACGCTGAACCAGTTGCTGGTCGAGATGGACGGCTTCGACGTGAAGGGCGGCGTCATCCTGATCGCCGCCACCAACCGGCCGGACATCCTGGACCCGGCGCTGCTGCGCCCGGGCCGCTTCGACCGGCAGATCGCCGTCGACCGTCCGGACATGCAGGGCCGTCTGGAGATCCTCAAGGTCCACCAGAAGGGCAAGCCGGTCGCGCCGGACGTCGACCTGTCGGCCGTCGCCCGCCGTACCCCCGGCTTCACCGGTGCCGATCTGTCGAACGTGCTGAACGAGGCCGCCCTGCTGACGGCCCGCAGCGACAAGAAGCTGATCGACAACCACTTCCTGGACGAGGCGATCGACCGTGTCGTGGCCGGACCGCAGAAGCGGACCCGGATCATGAGCGACAAGGAGAAGAAGATCACCGCGTACCACGAGGGCGGTCACGCCCTGGTCGCGGCGGCGTCTCCGAACAGCGACCCGGTGCACAAGGTCACGATCCTCTCCCGCGGCCGGGCCCTGGGCTACACCATGGTCCTGCCGGACGAGGACAAGTACTCGACCACGCGCAACGAGATGCTCGACCAGCTCGCCTACATGATGGGCGGCCGGGCGGCCGAGGAGCTGGTCTTCCACGACCCGACCACCGGCGCCTCCAACGACATCGAGAAGGCGACAGCCACGGCCCGCGCGATGGTCACCCAGTACGGCATGACCGAGCGTCTCGGCGCGATCAAGTTCGGCTCCGACAACTCCGAGCCGTTCCTGGGGCGTGAGATGGCTCACCAGCGTGACTACTCGGAAGAGGTCGCCGCACTGGTGGACGAGGAGGTCAAGAAGCTCATCGAGGCCGCGCACAACGAGGCGTGGGAGATCCTCGTCGAGAACCGCGACGTCCTGGACAACCTCGTGCTGGCGCTGCTGGAGAAGGAGACGCTGAACAAGGAGGAGATCGCCGAGATCTTCGCCCCGATCGTCAAGCGTCCGGCCCGTCCGGCGTGGACCGGTTCCTCGCGGCGTACCCCCTCCACCCGTCCGCCGGTGCTCTCCCCCAAGGAGCTGGCCCCGGCCAACGGCGCCCAGTCCACCTCGGCGGCCTCCCTCGCGAAGGCCACCGCCCCGGAGGAGACCCCGGAGCGTCCCGAGGAGACGGGTTCCGGCTCGGAGCACTGA
- the folE gene encoding GTP cyclohydrolase I FolE, whose product MTDPVTLDGEGRIGEFDEKRAENAIRELLIAVGEDPDREGLRETPGRVARAYKEIFAGLRQQPEDVLTTTFDLGHDEMVLVKDIEVMSSCEHHLVPFVGVAHVGYIPSHDGKITGLSKLARLVDVFARRPQVQERLTTQIADSLMRILEPRGVIVVVECEHMCMTMRGVRKPGAKTLTSAVRGQLRDPATRAEAMSLIMAR is encoded by the coding sequence ATGACCGACCCGGTGACGCTGGACGGCGAGGGCCGCATCGGCGAGTTCGACGAGAAGCGCGCCGAGAACGCGATCCGTGAGCTTCTCATCGCCGTCGGCGAGGACCCGGACCGGGAAGGGCTCCGGGAGACCCCCGGGCGGGTGGCCCGTGCCTACAAGGAGATCTTCGCGGGGCTGCGCCAGCAGCCGGAGGACGTGCTCACCACCACGTTCGACCTGGGCCATGACGAAATGGTGCTGGTGAAGGACATCGAAGTGATGTCGTCGTGCGAGCACCACCTGGTCCCCTTCGTGGGCGTCGCCCACGTCGGCTACATCCCCTCCCACGACGGCAAGATCACCGGGCTGTCCAAGCTGGCCCGGCTGGTGGATGTGTTCGCCCGCCGCCCCCAGGTCCAGGAGCGGCTGACCACGCAGATAGCCGACTCCCTGATGCGGATACTCGAACCGCGCGGCGTGATCGTCGTGGTGGAGTGCGAGCACATGTGCATGACCATGCGCGGAGTCCGCAAGCCCGGCGCCAAGACCCTGACCTCGGCCGTCCGCGGTCAGCTGCGCGACCCCGCCACCCGGGCCGAGGCGATGAGCCTGATCATGGCCCGTTAG
- a CDS encoding DUF3180 domain-containing protein, whose protein sequence is MRNLRIGVLVGLFVVAGVVSWAGARLWDTLGSLPSVPVAAPIVLALIAVVLTATALALRGRLRAQRERRPGAKGVDPLVAARAVVFGQASALVAALVAGMYGGVGVFLAMEQLDVPARRDQALYAGFSVLAGAGVIAAAFFLERVCKLPEDDDENHNGNGPSAAARA, encoded by the coding sequence GTGAGGAATCTTCGGATCGGGGTGCTGGTCGGGCTGTTCGTCGTGGCCGGTGTGGTGTCGTGGGCGGGGGCCCGGCTGTGGGACACGCTGGGCTCGCTGCCGAGCGTGCCGGTGGCCGCGCCGATCGTGCTGGCCCTGATCGCGGTCGTCCTGACCGCGACCGCGCTGGCCCTGCGCGGCCGGCTGCGCGCCCAGCGTGAGCGCCGGCCCGGCGCCAAGGGCGTGGACCCGCTGGTGGCCGCCCGCGCGGTCGTCTTCGGCCAGGCCAGCGCCCTGGTCGCGGCGCTCGTCGCGGGCATGTACGGCGGTGTCGGCGTCTTTCTGGCAATGGAGCAGCTCGATGTCCCGGCCCGCCGGGACCAGGCCCTCTATGCCGGGTTCTCGGTCCTGGCGGGCGCGGGTGTGATCGCCGCCGCGTTCTTCCTGGAGCGCGTCTGCAAGCTGCCCGAGGACGACGACGAGAACCACAACGGCAACGGTCCCAGCGCCGCCGCCCGCGCCTGA
- the folK gene encoding 2-amino-4-hydroxy-6-hydroxymethyldihydropteridine diphosphokinase, which translates to MSSSDPTVQPVPTSVVERVDAADVTLSNPKRAVISLGSNLGNRLETLQGAIDALEDTPGLRVKAVSPVYETDPWGVEPGTQSTYFNAVVLVKTTLPPSSLLERGHAIEEAFERVRDERWGPRTLDVDIVSYQDVVSDDPTLTLPHPRAHQRAFVLVPWNDVDPQAEFPGRGTVSGLLTEVGQDGVRVRTDLELRLPE; encoded by the coding sequence ATGAGCAGCAGCGACCCGACCGTGCAGCCCGTTCCCACCTCCGTGGTGGAGCGGGTGGACGCCGCCGATGTGACGTTGAGCAACCCCAAACGGGCGGTGATCTCGCTCGGCAGCAATCTGGGCAACCGCCTGGAGACCCTCCAGGGCGCCATCGACGCGCTGGAGGACACCCCGGGGCTGCGAGTCAAGGCCGTGTCGCCGGTGTACGAGACGGACCCGTGGGGCGTGGAGCCCGGCACCCAGTCCACGTATTTCAACGCGGTGGTGCTGGTGAAGACGACGCTGCCGCCCTCCTCGCTGCTGGAGCGCGGCCACGCCATCGAAGAGGCGTTCGAGCGGGTGCGGGACGAGCGCTGGGGCCCGCGCACCCTGGACGTGGACATCGTGTCCTACCAGGACGTGGTCTCCGACGACCCGACGCTCACCCTTCCCCACCCGCGGGCGCACCAGCGCGCCTTTGTGCTGGTGCCGTGGAACGACGTGGACCCGCAGGCCGAGTTCCCGGGCCGGGGCACGGTCTCCGGGCTGCTGACCGAGGTGGGGCAGGACGGGGTCCGGGTCCGTACGGACCTGGAACTGCGCCTGCCCGAATAG
- the folB gene encoding dihydroneopterin aldolase, with protein sequence MDRVALRGLRARGHHGVFPQEREEGQTFVVDLVLGLDTRPAAADDDLTKTIHYGEIAEEVVDVVRGEPVDLIETLAERIADRCLEHDVVREVEVVVHKPQAPITVPFDDVTITITRSRV encoded by the coding sequence GTGGATCGTGTCGCGCTGCGCGGCCTGCGGGCTCGCGGACACCACGGGGTGTTCCCCCAGGAGCGCGAAGAGGGCCAGACGTTTGTCGTGGACCTGGTGCTCGGCCTGGACACTCGGCCCGCCGCGGCCGACGACGACCTGACCAAGACCATCCACTACGGGGAGATCGCGGAAGAGGTCGTGGACGTGGTGCGGGGTGAGCCGGTCGATCTGATCGAAACGCTCGCCGAGCGGATCGCGGACCGTTGCCTCGAGCACGACGTGGTACGGGAGGTCGAGGTGGTGGTGCACAAGCCACAGGCCCCGATCACCGTGCCCTTCGACGACGTGACCATCACCATCACCCGGAGCCGAGTATGA